Proteins encoded within one genomic window of uncultured Desulfobacter sp.:
- the tyrS gene encoding tyrosine--tRNA ligase → MSVLSILKERGFIEATTHTQELEDYLENNRATCYIGFDPTASSLHVGSLVCIMALAHMQREGHRPIGLVGGGTGLIGDPSGKTELRKVLTQDQIDENKAGIRKQLSRFIKFSEDKALMLDNAAWLTKLEYISFLRDIGRHFSINKMIKAESVKSRMESEDGLTFIEFNYMLLQAYDFMELAKTHDCLLQMGGSDQWGNIVAGIDLVRRTLGKQAFGITFPLITTASGIKMGKTHKGAVWLDPERFSPYEYYQFWVNTDDLDVARFLALFTFIPMEEIALVKKLEGADLNKAKTILAYEATKIAHGENEAQKALKAAASIFGSIEVSSELLPSASIPRGTLSFETDESVPTSTFSQADVVDIMFVVDLFCDSGLCKSKSDARRLIKQGGAYINGERLGSFEQIVSDSDVNDGEIMLRAGKKKYHKIILK, encoded by the coding sequence ATGAGTGTTTTATCGATTTTAAAAGAACGTGGATTTATTGAGGCAACCACCCATACCCAGGAGCTTGAAGATTATCTGGAAAACAACAGGGCGACCTGTTATATCGGTTTTGATCCCACCGCTTCAAGTTTACATGTCGGAAGCCTTGTATGTATTATGGCTTTGGCTCATATGCAGCGTGAAGGCCATCGACCCATTGGTCTTGTCGGTGGCGGGACCGGGTTGATTGGTGACCCCTCCGGTAAAACAGAATTGCGTAAAGTCCTTACCCAGGACCAGATTGATGAAAATAAAGCCGGAATTCGTAAACAATTGTCAAGGTTTATTAAGTTCTCTGAAGATAAGGCTTTGATGCTTGATAATGCAGCCTGGCTTACCAAATTAGAATATATTTCGTTTTTAAGGGATATCGGCAGGCATTTTTCAATAAATAAGATGATCAAAGCGGAAAGCGTTAAGTCAAGAATGGAATCGGAAGACGGTCTGACTTTCATTGAATTTAATTATATGCTGCTTCAGGCTTATGACTTTATGGAACTAGCCAAAACCCATGATTGCCTGCTTCAGATGGGTGGGAGTGACCAATGGGGTAACATTGTGGCAGGGATTGACCTTGTGCGCCGTACTTTAGGCAAGCAAGCATTCGGGATCACTTTCCCTTTAATAACCACTGCCTCGGGCATAAAAATGGGTAAAACCCATAAAGGCGCTGTCTGGCTTGATCCTGAACGTTTTTCTCCCTATGAGTACTACCAGTTCTGGGTAAATACTGATGATCTGGATGTGGCAAGATTTTTGGCACTATTTACCTTTATTCCCATGGAGGAGATCGCTTTAGTTAAAAAATTGGAAGGCGCGGATTTAAATAAAGCCAAAACCATTCTTGCATATGAGGCAACTAAAATTGCCCATGGAGAAAATGAGGCGCAGAAAGCCCTTAAAGCCGCGGCATCCATATTTGGAAGCATTGAGGTGTCTTCTGAACTTTTGCCTTCTGCAAGCATCCCACGAGGCACGCTTTCTTTCGAAACCGATGAATCAGTGCCCACCAGTACCTTTAGTCAAGCGGATGTGGTGGATATAATGTTTGTAGTTGATCTGTTTTGTGATTCAGGGTTGTGTAAATCCAAATCTGATGCCCGTCGATTGATTAAACAAGGAGGAGCATATATTAATGGTGAAAGGCTTGGTTCCTTTGAGCAGATTGTCTCAGATAGTGATGTAAATGACGGCGAAATAATGCTCCGGGCTGGAAAAAAGAAGTATCATAAAATTATTTTAAAATAG
- the rny gene encoding ribonuclease Y — MSFTMMLAFMLVLLAVGAVILYVIKMKIDQQRLDFQEEQRVAMDQAARKAETLLKEAKLEARSRLLEMKSTFDAETEETRAELKKEERRLSKKSEKLDKIEDQCVKKEKYIEKNERIVAEKLEAVSRKEESYTQLLEETKKELEKVSGMTLEQAKELLLKTMEDEARHEGAKMVKKITTEVKEKADKETKKILSTAIQRYAGDYVAERTVSVVNLPGDEMKGRIIGREGRNIRALEAATGIDLIIDDTPEAVILSGFNPVRREVARLSLEKLISDGRIHPARIEDVVAHATEEVDLAIKEAGEQAAFDLGVHGIDPELIKVLGKLKFRTSYAQNVLQHSVEVAFLAGIIAAELGLDVKLAKRMGLLHDIGKAVDHEVDGAHAIIGAKLAKKYGEHQSVVNAIAAHHEDQMPESVYDFIVQAADALSGARPGARKESLENYVKRLEDLENIANAFDGVVNTYAIQAGREIRVITESEKITDESAMLLSKDIARQIEENLTFPGQVKVVVIRETRAVEYTRK, encoded by the coding sequence ATGAGTTTTACAATGATGCTTGCATTCATGCTGGTGCTGCTTGCTGTTGGCGCGGTCATTCTATATGTCATAAAAATGAAAATTGACCAGCAGAGACTTGATTTCCAAGAAGAACAACGCGTTGCCATGGATCAAGCCGCCAGAAAAGCTGAAACTCTGCTCAAGGAAGCGAAATTAGAGGCTCGGTCGCGTCTGCTTGAAATGAAAAGCACCTTTGATGCCGAGACCGAAGAGACCCGAGCTGAGTTAAAAAAAGAAGAGCGCAGGCTTTCTAAAAAAAGTGAAAAGCTCGATAAAATAGAAGATCAATGTGTCAAAAAAGAAAAGTATATTGAAAAAAATGAACGGATTGTTGCAGAAAAGCTCGAAGCTGTTAGCAGAAAAGAAGAATCGTATACTCAGCTCCTTGAAGAGACAAAAAAAGAGCTTGAAAAGGTCTCCGGGATGACCCTTGAACAGGCCAAAGAGCTTTTGCTTAAAACGATGGAGGACGAAGCCAGACACGAAGGCGCTAAGATGGTTAAAAAAATCACTACCGAAGTCAAGGAAAAGGCGGATAAAGAAACGAAAAAGATTTTATCCACTGCCATCCAGCGTTATGCCGGAGACTATGTGGCTGAGCGTACTGTTTCTGTGGTAAATTTACCCGGAGATGAAATGAAAGGTCGGATTATTGGCCGGGAAGGCAGAAATATCCGGGCTTTGGAAGCCGCAACCGGGATAGATTTGATTATAGATGATACTCCGGAAGCTGTTATTCTGTCTGGCTTCAACCCTGTTAGGCGCGAGGTGGCAAGACTCTCTCTTGAAAAATTGATTTCAGATGGACGGATACATCCAGCACGCATTGAAGATGTTGTGGCACATGCTACGGAAGAAGTTGACTTGGCGATTAAAGAAGCAGGCGAGCAGGCGGCTTTTGACTTAGGGGTTCATGGCATTGATCCGGAATTAATCAAGGTGCTGGGCAAGCTTAAATTCAGAACATCCTATGCCCAAAATGTATTGCAGCATTCTGTTGAGGTGGCTTTTTTGGCGGGTATTATTGCAGCTGAGCTTGGTCTGGATGTCAAGCTTGCCAAGCGTATGGGGTTGCTTCACGATATTGGTAAAGCGGTGGATCATGAAGTAGATGGTGCGCATGCCATTATCGGTGCTAAGCTCGCTAAGAAGTATGGCGAACATCAAAGCGTTGTTAATGCGATTGCTGCCCACCACGAAGATCAAATGCCTGAAAGTGTATATGATTTCATTGTACAAGCAGCGGATGCGCTTTCCGGGGCCAGGCCGGGTGCCCGAAAGGAGAGCCTTGAAAATTACGTAAAACGTCTGGAGGATCTAGAAAATATTGCAAATGCTTTTGATGGTGTGGTAAACACCTATGCCATTCAGGCCGGGCGTGAGATTCGGGTTATTACTGAAAGTGAGAAAATCACGGATGAAAGTGCGATGCTGCTTTCGAAAGATATTGCCCGCCAGATTGAAGAGAATCTGACATTTCCGGGCCAGGTCAAAGTTGTTGTTATTCGGGAAACCAGAGCGGTTGAGTATACCAGGAAATGA
- a CDS encoding cell division protein ZapA, giving the protein MDEIVKIELFGEEFNFKPDKDQTYDPEKIAAHVKEYISEAESLFQNKTSSKNRIAILLLAAMNLSKDYHELRLKYADLEKDIDDRVSSLLDKIDKTMK; this is encoded by the coding sequence TTGGATGAAATCGTTAAAATTGAGCTTTTCGGGGAAGAATTTAATTTTAAACCGGATAAAGATCAAACATATGATCCGGAAAAGATTGCAGCACATGTAAAGGAATATATTAGTGAAGCAGAAAGCCTTTTCCAAAATAAAACCAGTAGTAAAAACAGGATCGCTATTTTGCTTCTTGCAGCCATGAATCTATCTAAGGATTATCATGAACTGCGATTGAAATATGCCGACCTTGAAAAAGATATTGATGACAGAGTATCATCCTTATTAGATAAAATAGACAAGACAATGAAATAA
- the zapB gene encoding cell division protein ZapB: MNNEDIAAKFDDIHIHVDFLIESCQSLQKENAELSLKIRELEDQLEQKIKKEDVYVDRESMMNEKINGLLSKLDGFSEAVSGG; encoded by the coding sequence TTGAATAATGAGGATATAGCAGCTAAGTTTGATGACATTCACATCCATGTCGACTTTTTAATAGAGTCTTGCCAAAGTCTTCAAAAAGAAAACGCAGAGCTTTCTTTGAAGATTAGAGAACTTGAAGACCAGTTGGAACAGAAGATAAAAAAAGAAGATGTCTATGTCGACCGGGAGTCCATGATGAATGAAAAAATTAACGGACTTCTTTCAAAGCTGGACGGTTTCTCAGAAGCCGTATCCGGGGGATGA
- a CDS encoding sugar phosphate nucleotidyltransferase: MDKIAIIILAAGKGSRMNSDLPKVLHMVAGKSMVNHVIAAAAQVALNHIHVVVGHQAEKVQKEIQKENNVQFALQKKLLGTGDAVRIALPTVDSHIEHVMVLCGDVPLIRTQTIAGLVSIHQEQKADLTVLAAKVDDPTGYGRIIQGKDGGLLAIREEADATDMEKLINIVNSGIFCFAKRFLEYGLKRIKNNNNQGEYYLTDLVEIAVQSRARTFVKIIDNAEQVMGVNTIEQLNCINAAFHQISNELS; this comes from the coding sequence ATGGACAAAATTGCAATTATCATACTGGCTGCAGGAAAAGGCAGTCGTATGAATTCGGATTTACCTAAGGTGCTTCACATGGTTGCAGGAAAAAGCATGGTTAATCATGTGATTGCTGCTGCTGCACAGGTCGCTTTAAATCATATACATGTTGTAGTAGGGCACCAAGCCGAAAAAGTGCAAAAAGAAATCCAAAAAGAAAATAATGTGCAATTTGCCCTTCAAAAGAAACTTTTAGGGACAGGAGATGCAGTTAGGATTGCATTGCCAACGGTTGATTCACACATCGAACACGTCATGGTTTTGTGCGGTGACGTTCCATTGATACGAACGCAAACCATCGCTGGTTTGGTTTCAATCCATCAGGAACAAAAGGCGGATTTAACTGTCCTTGCTGCAAAGGTCGATGACCCAACCGGTTATGGTAGAATTATCCAGGGTAAGGACGGAGGTCTTCTTGCTATACGTGAAGAGGCCGATGCAACTGACATGGAAAAGCTAATTAACATCGTAAATTCTGGGATTTTTTGTTTTGCAAAACGATTTCTCGAATATGGTTTGAAACGGATTAAAAACAACAATAATCAGGGTGAGTATTATCTCACCGATCTTGTTGAAATTGCTGTGCAGAGCCGAGCTCGAACATTTGTTAAGATCATAGATAACGCCGAACAGGTAATGGGTGTTAATACCATTGAGCAGTTAAACTGTATCAATGCTGCGTTTCATCAGATATCGAATGAATTATCTTGA
- a CDS encoding F0F1 ATP synthase subunit epsilon produces MADQFFLEVVTPQKAIVSEEIKSISAPGSEGEFCALKGHTTFLTSLKIGAVRYEDASGKETILFVNNGFAEVLPDKVTILAESAERREDINLSRAQEAQSRAERRLSDKAADTDIVRAQAALQRALFRLKVAGTN; encoded by the coding sequence ATGGCTGATCAATTTTTTCTTGAGGTGGTAACGCCGCAAAAGGCTATTGTCAGTGAAGAGATTAAGAGTATCTCTGCACCCGGCAGTGAAGGTGAATTCTGTGCCTTGAAAGGACATACAACCTTTCTGACCTCCTTGAAAATCGGTGCAGTCCGTTATGAAGACGCATCCGGAAAAGAGACCATTCTCTTTGTTAATAACGGATTTGCCGAAGTGCTTCCGGATAAGGTTACCATTCTTGCAGAATCTGCTGAGCGCCGTGAGGATATTAATCTTAGCCGGGCACAAGAGGCCCAAAGTCGCGCGGAAAGACGCCTGAGCGACAAAGCTGCAGATACAGATATTGTTCGTGCTCAAGCTGCATTGCAGAGAGCTTTGTTCCGGCTTAAAGTTGCTGGGACAAACTAA
- the atpD gene encoding F0F1 ATP synthase subunit beta, producing the protein MAENIGKISQVLGAVVDVEFEPGKLPPVLTALTVTNPTIGDMEDNLVIEVAQHLGDNVVRCIGMDVTDGLQRGMVVKDTGAPIMMPVGEASLGRVLNVVGRPVDGLGDISQEKMLPIHRHAPAFIEQDTSVRVLETGVKVIDLLVPFPRGGKMGMFGGAGVGKTVIMMEMVNNIAMQHGGISVFGGVGERTREGNDLYHEMKDSGVLPKCALVYGQMTEPPGARARVALSALTCAEYFRDEEGQDVLLFVDNIFRFTQAGAEVSATLGRMPSAVGYQPTLAVDMGELQERITSTDKGSITAVQCVYVPADDLTDPAPATTFAHLDGTVVLSRQIAELGIYPAVDPLDSTSRILDAAYIGEDHYNVARIVQQTLQKYKELQDIIAILGMDELSDEDKITVQRARKLQKFLSQPFHVAETFTGMSGIFVKVEDTVRSFKEIIEGKHDGLPENAFYMVGAIEDAIEKAKAE; encoded by the coding sequence ATGGCTGAAAATATAGGTAAAATTTCACAGGTACTCGGCGCGGTTGTTGACGTTGAGTTTGAGCCCGGAAAACTTCCCCCGGTTCTTACCGCTTTGACTGTCACCAACCCTACCATTGGGGATATGGAAGATAATCTGGTTATCGAAGTGGCCCAGCACTTGGGTGACAATGTTGTTCGCTGCATCGGCATGGACGTAACCGACGGTCTTCAACGTGGTATGGTTGTAAAAGATACCGGTGCTCCCATCATGATGCCTGTTGGTGAAGCTTCCCTGGGCCGCGTTCTTAACGTTGTGGGTCGCCCGGTTGACGGTCTTGGTGATATTTCCCAAGAAAAAATGCTCCCTATCCATAGACATGCTCCGGCTTTCATCGAGCAGGACACCTCTGTCCGCGTTCTTGAAACCGGTGTAAAGGTTATTGACCTTCTGGTTCCCTTTCCACGTGGCGGCAAAATGGGCATGTTCGGCGGTGCCGGTGTTGGTAAAACCGTTATCATGATGGAAATGGTTAATAACATTGCCATGCAGCATGGTGGTATCTCCGTGTTCGGTGGCGTTGGTGAAAGAACCCGTGAAGGTAATGACCTTTACCACGAAATGAAAGACTCTGGCGTTCTTCCCAAATGTGCTCTGGTTTACGGTCAGATGACTGAACCTCCCGGAGCCCGTGCCCGTGTTGCGCTGTCCGCTTTGACCTGCGCTGAATACTTCCGTGATGAAGAGGGCCAGGACGTGCTTCTCTTTGTTGATAACATTTTCCGCTTCACTCAGGCTGGTGCAGAGGTGTCTGCAACGCTGGGTCGTATGCCGTCTGCCGTTGGTTACCAACCGACACTTGCGGTTGATATGGGCGAGCTTCAGGAGCGTATTACATCTACTGATAAAGGTTCCATTACCGCTGTTCAGTGCGTTTACGTACCTGCCGATGACTTGACTGACCCGGCACCTGCAACAACCTTTGCCCATCTTGACGGAACAGTTGTACTTTCCCGTCAGATTGCAGAGCTTGGTATCTATCCGGCTGTGGATCCCCTTGACTCTACTTCCAGAATTCTTGATGCCGCTTATATTGGTGAAGATCATTATAATGTAGCCCGGATTGTTCAGCAGACACTGCAAAAATACAAAGAACTCCAGGACATCATTGCCATTCTGGGTATGGACGAGCTGTCTGATGAAGATAAAATTACTGTACAGCGTGCCAGAAAACTTCAGAAGTTCCTGTCCCAGCCGTTCCATGTAGCTGAAACCTTTACCGGCATGTCCGGCATTTTCGTAAAGGTTGAAGATACGGTTCGGTCTTTCAAGGAAATCATCGAAGGTAAGCATGATGGCCTTCCCGAAAATGCTTTCTATATGGTTGGGGCTATCGAAGACGCCATTGAAAAAGCCAAAGCTGAATAA
- the atpG gene encoding ATP synthase F1 subunit gamma: MATLKEVKSKIVSVKKTKQITSAMKMVATSRLRGSQNAMEAFKPYASKFAEVLGSIAGKSGEGASPLLVAKDEVKKVALLLCTSDRGLCGGFNINLIDKAVKMLKSELSGKEVSFVCYGKRGRDWAKNQGKTIDAEYIGVVGGKIDFSVASGSGQTLIDSFLNGNVDEVYLIYSDFQGMAKQVPTIKQILPIPSLDEVITEETAPADDDGSFLPEHICEPSSDALLGEMLPKNVFIQIYDALLQTSTSEHAARMRAMENATKACSDLVDELQTIFNKTRQAGITSDLMDIVGGAEALKG, encoded by the coding sequence ATGGCAACACTAAAAGAAGTAAAATCGAAAATAGTCAGTGTAAAAAAGACTAAACAGATTACCTCTGCCATGAAAATGGTCGCCACTTCAAGATTGCGCGGTTCCCAGAATGCCATGGAGGCATTTAAACCTTATGCCTCCAAATTTGCAGAGGTTCTGGGATCCATTGCCGGTAAATCAGGGGAGGGTGCATCCCCCCTTTTGGTTGCAAAAGATGAAGTAAAAAAGGTGGCCCTGCTCCTGTGTACATCAGACAGGGGTCTATGTGGTGGATTTAACATTAATTTGATCGATAAAGCTGTAAAAATGCTCAAATCTGAGCTTAGCGGTAAAGAGGTCTCTTTTGTCTGCTACGGTAAAAGAGGCCGCGATTGGGCAAAAAATCAAGGCAAAACCATTGATGCCGAATATATTGGTGTTGTGGGTGGCAAAATTGATTTTTCCGTCGCTTCTGGCTCAGGACAGACATTAATCGACAGTTTCCTTAATGGAAATGTGGATGAAGTATATCTGATCTATTCTGATTTTCAGGGTATGGCAAAACAGGTTCCGACGATTAAACAGATTCTTCCCATTCCCTCTCTTGATGAGGTGATAACAGAAGAGACTGCACCTGCCGACGATGACGGCTCATTTTTGCCGGAACACATCTGTGAACCCTCTTCAGATGCACTTTTGGGTGAAATGCTCCCCAAAAATGTTTTTATCCAGATATACGATGCACTACTCCAGACTTCAACATCCGAACATGCTGCCCGAATGCGGGCCATGGAAAATGCAACCAAGGCATGTTCCGATCTTGTGGATGAACTGCAGACAATATTCAACAAAACACGTCAGGCAGGTATTACGTCAGACCTTATGGATATCGTCGGTGGTGCCGAGGCCCTTAAGGGGTAA